One window from the genome of Chroococcidiopsis sp. TS-821 encodes:
- a CDS encoding M23 family metallopeptidase, with the protein MITLSYSTLLTVLPLGLLLLTTAANSAPSNNVSTATSSCPPPALSRLTRHKVAPGETIEAIAQKYNLISATLIGFNPTLRTGQLTVGSEIVIPPFNGIRVEVPPNQSWQQIATKYKVRADVLFEANGCQPVSQFVFVPGVNWSPEAPSTSASSLLTGYPLPTKAPVAMGYGWQINPNTGQVVFHSGVDLLAPVGTNVQAVAAGTIAFAGEQGSYGNLVVVNHAEGRQTRYAHLQKVSVTTGQIVEQGQVLGTVGTTGERTSAEPHLHFEVRYNSSLGWVAEEPTL; encoded by the coding sequence ATGATAACTTTAAGCTACTCAACACTTTTAACGGTACTACCTCTAGGCTTATTACTTCTCACTACTGCAGCCAATTCTGCACCGAGTAACAATGTTTCAACAGCAACTAGCAGCTGTCCTCCACCTGCGTTATCGCGGCTCACTCGCCACAAAGTAGCGCCAGGCGAAACCATAGAGGCGATCGCCCAAAAATATAATCTTATTTCTGCCACGCTTATCGGTTTTAATCCCACATTGCGCACAGGACAACTCACTGTCGGTAGTGAAATTGTCATTCCGCCGTTCAATGGAATTCGGGTGGAAGTGCCACCTAATCAATCTTGGCAGCAAATTGCTACCAAATACAAAGTCCGCGCTGATGTTTTATTTGAAGCAAATGGCTGTCAACCTGTATCGCAATTTGTCTTCGTTCCTGGCGTCAATTGGTCACCAGAAGCCCCTAGTACAAGTGCCAGTAGTTTACTTACAGGATATCCATTACCAACAAAAGCACCGGTAGCGATGGGTTACGGTTGGCAAATCAACCCTAATACCGGTCAAGTTGTCTTTCATAGCGGGGTGGATTTACTAGCGCCTGTAGGAACTAACGTACAAGCTGTTGCTGCTGGAACTATCGCTTTTGCTGGCGAACAAGGAAGTTATGGCAATCTCGTTGTTGTCAACCACGCAGAAGGACGCCAAACTCGCTACGCCCATCTACAAAAAGTTAGTGTAACTACGGGACAAATTGTAGAACAAGGACAAGTGCTGGGAACTGTAGGTACAACCGGAGAACGTACATCGGCTGAACCTCATTTGCACTTTG
- a CDS encoding HhoA/HhoB/HtrA family serine endopeptidase, whose product MSLSFKNLTAAVVLLAIGGGAGWWSSRYFSSQHSLEELTTVPVMVPPVSGLVIPETTNSTSRIDDRNFIASAVEKVGPAVVRINATRRVANRLPEAFNNPLLRRFFGSEREIPEERIERGTGSGFILSQDGRVLTNAHVVAETDTVQVTLKDGRSFEGKVVGVDNVTDVAVVKIKANNLPTVKLGNSRNLSPGQWAIAIGNPLGLDNTVTVGIISATDRSSAQVGVPDKRVNFIQTDAAINPGNSGGPLLNAEGEVIGVNTAIRSDAQGLGFAIPIDTAARIANKLFTRGRVEHPFLGIQMIDLTPATKEEVNQETNLKIQQEQGVLIVRVIRKSPSYRAGLREGDIIQKIDGRQIRKASEVQERVEASDVGTVLNLEVNRNGKIETVRVVPEAFPVDELG is encoded by the coding sequence ATGAGTTTATCGTTCAAAAATTTGACGGCAGCGGTGGTTTTGCTTGCGATCGGAGGTGGGGCTGGGTGGTGGAGTAGTCGCTACTTCTCAAGTCAGCATTCGCTAGAAGAATTGACGACAGTACCAGTCATGGTACCACCTGTATCTGGACTTGTGATTCCGGAGACCACAAATAGCACAAGCCGCATCGATGACCGCAACTTTATCGCCTCAGCAGTAGAAAAAGTAGGACCTGCAGTTGTACGTATTAACGCAACGCGCAGGGTTGCTAACCGCCTTCCAGAAGCTTTTAATAATCCTCTACTACGCAGATTCTTTGGTTCAGAGCGAGAAATTCCAGAAGAACGCATCGAACGCGGTACAGGTTCAGGTTTTATTCTCAGCCAAGATGGTCGTGTCCTAACCAATGCTCACGTTGTTGCCGAAACGGATACTGTACAAGTCACGCTCAAAGATGGTCGGAGTTTTGAGGGTAAAGTTGTCGGCGTGGATAACGTGACAGATGTTGCTGTTGTCAAGATTAAAGCGAATAATCTACCCACAGTCAAGCTAGGTAACTCGCGCAACTTATCTCCAGGACAATGGGCGATCGCGATCGGTAATCCGCTAGGTTTAGATAATACTGTAACTGTTGGAATTATTAGCGCGACAGACCGCTCTAGCGCGCAAGTAGGAGTTCCTGATAAGCGCGTTAACTTTATTCAAACAGATGCTGCCATCAATCCTGGCAACTCAGGTGGTCCGTTGTTGAACGCTGAGGGTGAGGTGATTGGTGTTAATACTGCAATTCGGTCAGATGCACAAGGACTAGGTTTTGCGATTCCGATTGATACTGCTGCCAGAATTGCCAATAAACTATTTACGCGAGGACGAGTTGAACATCCTTTTTTGGGGATTCAAATGATCGACCTCACCCCAGCTACTAAAGAAGAAGTTAATCAGGAAACGAATCTCAAGATACAGCAAGAACAGGGTGTATTGATCGTGCGCGTCATTAGAAAATCTCCCTCGTATCGTGCTGGTCTACGCGAAGGTGATATCATTCAAAAGATTGATGGTAGACAGATTCGCAAAGCATCTGAAGTTCAAGAGCGCGTTGAAGCTAGTGATGTAGGAACGGTATTGAATTTAGAAGTGAACCGCAATGGCAAAATTGAAACTGTTCGAGTAGTGCCAGAAGCTTTTCCTGTAGACGAGCTTGGCTAG
- a CDS encoding DUF760 domain-containing protein, giving the protein MVFDPDFFSDDSHQESQTNPLLNYLQRQSPEILAHVARSVSPEIKEIISQNVQGLVGMLPSENFNVKISTDRDNLAGLLASAMMTGYFLRQMEQRMHLDDLADSVSLPRDSSGGQ; this is encoded by the coding sequence ATGGTCTTCGATCCTGATTTTTTCAGCGATGACTCTCACCAAGAGTCGCAAACGAATCCCCTATTAAACTATTTGCAACGTCAATCACCAGAGATTTTAGCGCACGTTGCTCGCTCGGTTAGTCCAGAAATAAAAGAAATCATTTCTCAGAATGTCCAAGGGTTAGTTGGTATGCTGCCTTCTGAGAATTTTAACGTGAAAATTTCTACAGACCGGGATAACTTAGCCGGATTGCTTGCCTCTGCAATGATGACAGGGTATTTTCTGCGTCAGATGGAACAGCGCATGCATCTTGACGACTTGGCGGATTCTGTGTCTTTGCCGCGCGATTCGAGTGGGGGACAATGA
- the scpB gene encoding SMC-Scp complex subunit ScpB, with protein sequence MRLANKIEAILYLKGQPLSIAQLAEYAGCDRHTVEEGLMELIDDYAHRDSALEVVETSSGTYSLQLRSSFQELVQTLIPVELGVGALRTLAAIALRQPIAQTELVNLRGSGAYQHVQELVKLGFVRKRRSGDGRSFLLDVTDKFYQYFQLEQLPHVLSVDNAQEAPPPEKSTNE encoded by the coding sequence ATGCGTTTAGCAAATAAGATTGAAGCAATTTTATATCTTAAGGGTCAGCCACTCTCGATCGCGCAATTAGCTGAGTATGCCGGCTGCGATCGCCATACCGTTGAGGAAGGACTGATGGAACTCATCGATGACTATGCGCACCGCGACAGCGCTTTAGAGGTCGTCGAAACTAGCTCAGGTACCTACAGCTTACAACTGCGGTCGAGTTTTCAAGAACTCGTGCAAACACTGATTCCGGTCGAACTTGGTGTAGGAGCTTTGCGCACTTTGGCAGCGATCGCGCTGCGTCAGCCAATCGCTCAAACAGAACTCGTCAACTTGCGGGGATCAGGAGCTTATCAACACGTTCAGGAACTTGTAAAACTAGGTTTTGTGCGCAAGCGCCGGTCTGGAGACGGTCGCTCTTTTTTACTCGACGTTACCGATAAGTTTTACCAATATTTTCAACTCGAACAACTACCGCACGTGCTAAGCGTTGATAACGCCCAAGAAGCACCTCCGCCAGAAAAATCAACAAATGAGTGA
- a CDS encoding peptidylprolyl isomerase — translation MTNLNYWWKKSTILLLLIAMFFGTSVAGWTPASNAALPAGNAITDGKALLRYSLPIDNQAVRDLQANLEDIATQLRANRRWGAISKDISQASRVLNSRHDELLKSIPDEQKPQAESLIDELQASINDLRQAADSKDKEQLWIGRAKALNLVSTLEELMVQEFPYEVPAEYSNLPQLKGRATVEMETNKGNLTVVVDGYSAPVTAGNFVDLVQRGFYDGLEFIRAEDSYVLQTGDPPGPEQGFIDPKTGKYRSIPLEILVKGDPVPTYGITLEQAGRYREEPVLPFSAYGAVAMARPEFDNNGGSSQFFFFLFEPELTPAGRNLLDGRYAVFGYLIEGKEVLEQLKEGDKIISAKVVRGAENLVQPQ, via the coding sequence ATGACAAATTTGAACTACTGGTGGAAAAAAAGCACCATACTACTGCTGCTAATCGCGATGTTTTTTGGTACAAGCGTTGCTGGGTGGACTCCTGCTAGCAATGCAGCGTTACCAGCTGGAAATGCGATCACTGATGGCAAAGCGCTATTACGCTACTCGTTGCCGATCGATAATCAAGCTGTGCGGGATCTACAAGCTAACTTAGAAGATATTGCTACCCAACTGCGGGCAAATCGGCGTTGGGGTGCGATTTCTAAAGATATTTCTCAAGCTTCTCGCGTCCTCAACTCGCGTCACGATGAACTGCTCAAAAGCATTCCTGACGAGCAAAAACCACAAGCAGAATCTCTGATCGATGAATTACAAGCTAGTATTAACGACTTGCGACAAGCAGCTGATTCGAAAGATAAGGAGCAACTTTGGATAGGACGAGCTAAAGCTCTGAATTTAGTCAGTACGCTTGAAGAGTTAATGGTACAAGAGTTTCCCTACGAGGTTCCCGCTGAGTACAGTAACTTACCACAACTCAAAGGTCGTGCCACTGTAGAAATGGAAACGAACAAGGGTAATCTGACGGTTGTTGTAGACGGCTATAGCGCTCCAGTTACTGCGGGTAATTTCGTCGATTTAGTCCAGCGAGGTTTTTATGATGGTTTAGAGTTTATTCGCGCCGAGGATTCTTATGTTCTCCAAACCGGAGATCCACCAGGACCAGAACAAGGATTTATCGACCCAAAAACAGGAAAATACCGCAGCATTCCTCTGGAAATTCTTGTGAAAGGCGATCCAGTTCCTACGTATGGCATCACCTTAGAGCAAGCGGGTCGCTATCGCGAAGAACCAGTTTTACCCTTTTCTGCCTATGGCGCTGTTGCCATGGCACGCCCAGAGTTTGATAACAATGGCGGTTCCTCACAATTTTTCTTCTTTTTGTTTGAACCTGAGCTGACTCCAGCTGGGCGCAATCTGTTAGATGGTCGCTATGCAGTGTTTGGCTATCTGATCGAAGGCAAAGAAGTGTTAGAACAACTCAAAGAAGGAGATAAAATTATCTCTGCCAAAGTTGTTCGCGGTGCAGAAAATTTAGTACAACCGCAATAA
- the efp gene encoding elongation factor P: MISSNDFRPGVTIVLDGSVWRVVEFLHVKPGKGSAFVRTKLKNVQSGSVVERTFRAGETVPQANLEKRTMQHTYKDGDEFVFMDMETYEESRLNANQIGDRVKYLKDGMEVNVVRWGDQVLEVELPNSVVLEIVQTDPGVRGDTATGGTKPAIVETGATVMVPLFISQGERIRIDTRNDTYLGRE; encoded by the coding sequence ATGATTTCCAGTAATGATTTTCGACCTGGCGTCACGATAGTCTTAGATGGTTCCGTATGGCGAGTTGTAGAGTTTCTCCACGTCAAACCAGGAAAAGGTTCCGCATTTGTTCGAACTAAGCTAAAAAATGTTCAAAGTGGCAGCGTTGTCGAGCGAACGTTTCGTGCAGGGGAAACTGTACCCCAAGCTAATTTAGAGAAAAGGACGATGCAGCATACCTATAAGGACGGTGACGAATTCGTCTTTATGGATATGGAAACCTATGAAGAAAGCAGGCTGAATGCTAACCAAATAGGCGATCGCGTTAAATATCTTAAAGATGGGATGGAAGTCAATGTCGTTCGTTGGGGCGATCAAGTTCTTGAAGTCGAATTGCCGAATTCTGTTGTGCTAGAAATTGTCCAAACCGATCCAGGAGTGCGTGGAGATACCGCGACAGGTGGCACGAAACCTGCTATTGTCGAAACCGGCGCAACTGTGATGGTGCCTTTATTTATTTCACAAGGCGAACGTATCCGGATCGATACGCGTAACGATACCTATCTAGGTCGAGAATAG
- the accB gene encoding acetyl-CoA carboxylase biotin carboxyl carrier protein encodes MPLDFNELRQLIATIAQTDIAELTLKSDEFELTIRKAVGISNAPLSGSGSPAGGIIGIESPAAATPTTVAASDNQSDVARKTDVPTSGFSAGQAPTSPKDQKLLEVISPMVGTFYRAPAPGEPAFVDVGDRVRSGQIVCIIEAMKLMNEIEAEVSGRVVEILVQNGEPVEYGQTLMLLSPD; translated from the coding sequence GTGCCACTTGATTTTAATGAACTTCGGCAACTTATAGCCACTATTGCTCAAACTGATATTGCGGAACTTACGCTCAAAAGTGACGAGTTTGAATTAACAATACGTAAAGCCGTTGGCATCAGTAATGCACCGCTTTCTGGTTCGGGTTCGCCAGCAGGAGGAATAATAGGTATAGAATCGCCTGCAGCCGCTACACCTACAACTGTAGCTGCATCAGATAATCAATCAGACGTGGCGCGCAAAACTGACGTGCCGACGAGTGGATTTAGTGCTGGGCAAGCTCCTACATCACCTAAAGACCAGAAACTACTGGAGGTGATTTCTCCAATGGTAGGAACATTTTACCGCGCTCCTGCTCCTGGCGAACCTGCATTTGTGGACGTGGGCGATCGCGTCAGAAGCGGTCAGATAGTCTGTATTATTGAGGCGATGAAGCTAATGAATGAAATTGAAGCTGAAGTTTCTGGACGAGTCGTAGAAATTCTCGTCCAAAATGGCGAACCTGTTGAATACGGACAAACATTGATGCTTCTCAGCCCAGATTGA
- a CDS encoding helix-turn-helix transcriptional regulator, with protein sequence MKSAKPVPPEVVQQVADYFSLLGEPMRLRLLHLLSDGEKCVQELVEATQTSQANVSKHLKIMWQAGILSRRSCGTSAYYRIEDDTIFELCNVVYNRLANRIQQQANSFRVLNSNHQ encoded by the coding sequence ATGAAGTCAGCGAAGCCTGTGCCGCCAGAAGTTGTGCAACAAGTAGCTGATTACTTTAGCCTTCTTGGCGAACCGATGCGGCTGCGCCTACTACATTTGCTCAGCGATGGTGAAAAATGCGTGCAAGAATTGGTAGAGGCAACACAAACTAGTCAAGCAAATGTTTCTAAACATCTAAAAATCATGTGGCAAGCGGGAATTCTCAGTCGCCGCAGTTGTGGAACTTCGGCATATTACCGCATAGAGGATGATACGATCTTTGAATTGTGTAACGTAGTATATAATCGCCTTGCCAACCGCATTCAACAACAAGCGAATTCTTTTCGGGTGTTGAATAGCAATCATCAGTAA
- a CDS encoding GerMN domain-containing protein, protein MTQQRAKRVPAGVIAGIVAGVLVAGGAGTWWAFRSAQIPNSQQAITTPSSPSTNPSIQPGINQTAQVYWLRDTGTSIEVVPTSFTVNSDQPNVVLQTAFEQLLAGPTNDAVSSTIPPGTKLRSVRVQNDGVHVDLSSEFTSGGGSASMSGRLAQVVYTATTLDPNAQVWIDVEGQKLEYLGGEGIELNQPLTRQSFDENFQL, encoded by the coding sequence ATGACACAACAAAGAGCTAAACGCGTTCCTGCTGGTGTAATTGCTGGCATAGTAGCAGGTGTTCTAGTGGCAGGTGGTGCTGGCACTTGGTGGGCGTTTCGTTCGGCACAAATTCCCAACTCACAGCAGGCAATTACAACGCCTAGTTCACCATCAACGAATCCATCAATTCAGCCAGGGATTAATCAAACCGCACAAGTTTATTGGTTAAGAGATACTGGGACGAGTATCGAAGTCGTACCCACCTCGTTTACAGTCAATTCGGATCAGCCGAATGTTGTTTTGCAAACTGCGTTTGAGCAACTCTTAGCTGGACCGACAAACGATGCTGTTAGTAGCACGATTCCTCCAGGAACCAAACTACGCAGCGTTAGAGTTCAAAACGATGGAGTTCATGTTGATTTATCTTCAGAGTTCACGAGTGGCGGCGGTAGCGCTTCGATGAGCGGTCGTTTAGCACAAGTCGTTTATACAGCAACAACTCTCGATCCCAATGCCCAAGTGTGGATTGATGTCGAAGGTCAAAAACTAGAATATCTAGGTGGAGAAGGCATCGAGCTAAATCAACCTCTCACCAGACAAAGTTTCGATGAGAATTTTCAACTCTAA
- a CDS encoding DUF2993 domain-containing protein translates to MELLTILLAGLLGLLSPVGGVVERIAENTIRSQFAQVETLRVRVDNVPTHQLLQGKIQRVRIAGRALQLKQNIRLAVLEVETDAVDFDTASFSSRLQLQQPLQAGIRLVLTEQDVNQALQSNAIARRLLNITIGELGRGTQQVQQLNFSQPRIQFLANNRIRFQVELTQDDVEPLRITVESGLGVVSERQIQLILPVVLVNEEKVPEQVVSAIATNFSQQFDLRSLQSAGIQARILQLNVSPQKLEIAAFIRVETSSRILKQL, encoded by the coding sequence ATGGAACTGTTAACGATTCTTCTAGCAGGCTTGCTAGGATTGCTTTCACCGGTTGGCGGTGTTGTAGAACGCATTGCAGAAAACACTATTCGCTCTCAGTTCGCCCAAGTAGAAACACTGCGAGTCCGCGTTGATAATGTTCCAACGCATCAGTTGCTACAAGGTAAGATACAGCGCGTGCGAATTGCTGGGCGTGCGCTACAGCTAAAACAAAACATTCGTCTTGCTGTTTTAGAAGTAGAAACAGACGCAGTTGATTTTGATACCGCAAGTTTCAGTAGTAGACTTCAACTTCAGCAGCCATTGCAAGCAGGAATACGCTTGGTTTTAACCGAGCAAGATGTTAACCAGGCGCTACAATCTAACGCGATCGCTCGTCGATTACTGAATATCACAATTGGTGAACTTGGTAGAGGTACGCAACAGGTACAACAACTCAATTTCTCGCAGCCTCGGATACAATTCTTAGCAAATAATCGCATCCGTTTTCAGGTGGAACTGACACAAGATGACGTTGAACCATTGAGAATTACAGTAGAGTCAGGATTAGGTGTCGTTTCTGAAAGACAAATTCAGCTAATTTTACCTGTCGTTTTGGTTAACGAAGAGAAAGTCCCCGAGCAAGTTGTCAGTGCGATCGCCACAAATTTTTCGCAGCAGTTCGATTTGCGCAGTTTACAAAGTGCCGGAATTCAAGCCAGAATTTTACAATTGAATGTAAGTCCGCAAAAATTAGAAATTGCGGCTTTTATCCGCGTGGAAACATCTTCGCGCATATTGAAACAGCTATAG
- the mgtE gene encoding magnesium transporter, producing the protein MRHNILNEFLLQPFALEAAKKEANRLPAAELVQSIMEIKPHKRVLAFRLLEKQKAIAVFEYLRPEQQADLIRAMETPEVMSLLEALDPGDRVRLFEELPAKITKRLLANLSPQAREGVNLLLGYPERSAGRLMSLRYLAVRDSVTVQSLLAIVRQSELHDNELTLVFVVDADRYYRGFVRTVRLVKSSPEETISHLLEGTNIAIRASDRDLQAVQLLKDNDLPAIPVVDNEGRLIGDITFDDVIDLVEEEATDAALAQGGVGNLLRRDKVWSERLIRGSSWYAIQLRILFLIITLIGGMLVGGVIERFEEVLEAVSAAAVFIPLVMDMGGNVGTQSTTVFARGIAWNHINVNRFLPYLLRELQIGASMGAILGLVAGIIAYFWQGLPNGIPQLGTAVAISLFCVIALGAVLGAILPWIMLKLGFDHAPGADPFITTIKDFTGLWIYFTLVGWLVGID; encoded by the coding sequence ATGCGTCACAATATTTTGAACGAATTTTTATTACAACCTTTTGCCCTAGAAGCTGCCAAAAAAGAAGCCAACCGTCTACCTGCAGCTGAATTAGTGCAATCGATAATGGAAATTAAGCCGCACAAGCGCGTACTCGCTTTTCGACTATTGGAAAAACAAAAAGCGATCGCTGTTTTTGAATATCTTCGTCCGGAACAACAAGCCGATCTAATTCGCGCGATGGAAACTCCAGAAGTGATGAGTCTGCTAGAAGCATTAGATCCTGGCGATCGCGTGCGGTTGTTTGAGGAACTTCCGGCAAAGATTACTAAACGTCTGCTTGCCAATCTCAGTCCACAGGCGCGTGAAGGGGTAAATTTACTGCTAGGGTATCCAGAACGAAGTGCTGGACGCTTAATGAGCTTGCGCTATCTTGCTGTCCGCGACAGTGTTACCGTGCAATCACTGCTAGCGATCGTTCGCCAATCAGAATTACACGACAATGAACTGACACTCGTCTTCGTGGTTGATGCCGATCGCTACTATCGTGGCTTTGTTCGTACAGTGCGGTTAGTCAAATCCTCTCCCGAAGAGACTATCAGTCACTTGCTCGAAGGAACCAATATTGCTATTAGAGCTAGCGATCGCGATTTACAAGCCGTGCAATTGCTCAAAGACAACGATCTACCCGCAATTCCTGTTGTAGATAACGAAGGACGGCTCATCGGTGATATCACCTTTGATGATGTTATTGATTTAGTGGAAGAAGAAGCCACAGATGCAGCACTTGCCCAAGGTGGAGTAGGCAATTTATTGCGTCGCGACAAAGTATGGAGCGAGCGTCTGATCCGCGGTTCTTCTTGGTATGCAATTCAGTTGCGAATTCTGTTCTTAATTATCACTTTGATTGGTGGAATGCTAGTCGGTGGAGTTATTGAACGCTTTGAAGAAGTACTAGAAGCCGTGAGTGCAGCTGCAGTTTTTATTCCTTTAGTAATGGATATGGGAGGAAATGTCGGAACTCAATCTACGACCGTGTTTGCACGTGGAATAGCATGGAATCACATTAATGTCAATCGTTTTTTGCCTTATCTGCTACGCGAATTACAAATTGGCGCATCAATGGGTGCGATCTTGGGATTAGTAGCAGGCATTATCGCCTACTTCTGGCAAGGTTTACCAAATGGTATTCCACAACTCGGAACGGCTGTGGCAATTTCGCTATTTTGTGTAATCGCGCTGGGCGCAGTACTTGGTGCAATCTTACCTTGGATCATGCTGAAACTTGGCTTCGATCATGCACCAGGAGCAGATCCGTTTATAACAACAATCAAAGACTTCACTGGACTTTGGATCTACTTTACTCTAGTAGGCTGGCTTGTAGGTATTGACTAG
- a CDS encoding MgtC/SapB family protein — protein sequence MEWTDFAVRLAVAFFLGSAIGLERQWRQRMAGLRTNTLVATGAALFVMLSVLIPGEASPTRIAAQVVSGIGFLAGGVILREGLSVRGLNTAATIWCAAAIGSLAGAGFITQAVIGSIAVLIANILLRPLGYRINQEPLQGSEIELCYQCSLMCRSKDEAHVRALLLQALSTSTMKLRSLRSEDLEDAADRVEVEAEMLTQNRDDQLLEQIISRLSLEPGVIAASWRVIEQEFG from the coding sequence ATGGAGTGGACAGATTTTGCAGTTCGCCTAGCAGTTGCCTTTTTCTTAGGTTCAGCAATTGGTTTAGAACGACAGTGGCGACAGCGCATGGCAGGATTACGTACTAATACCTTGGTGGCGACCGGCGCAGCCTTATTTGTGATGCTTTCTGTTCTGATTCCTGGAGAAGCCAGCCCTACGCGCATTGCAGCTCAAGTTGTGTCTGGGATTGGTTTTTTAGCAGGTGGCGTTATCTTACGCGAAGGTTTGAGCGTTCGAGGATTGAATACAGCAGCAACAATTTGGTGTGCAGCGGCGATTGGTTCGCTGGCAGGAGCAGGGTTTATAACTCAAGCAGTGATTGGCTCGATTGCAGTTTTAATTGCTAACATTCTCCTACGTCCATTGGGCTATCGCATCAACCAGGAACCCCTACAAGGAAGCGAGATAGAACTGTGCTATCAATGTTCCTTAATGTGCCGAAGCAAAGATGAAGCTCACGTACGAGCATTGTTGCTGCAAGCTCTCAGTACTAGCACGATGAAGCTACGTTCATTGCGTAGTGAGGATTTAGAAGATGCGGCGGATCGCGTTGAAGTAGAAGCGGAAATGCTCACTCAAAACCGCGACGATCAGCTTTTAGAGCAAATCATTAGTCGATTAAGTTTAGAACCAGGAGTCATTGCTGCGAGTTGGCGAGTTATTGAACAAGAGTTTGGCTAA